A single Phragmites australis chromosome 4, lpPhrAust1.1, whole genome shotgun sequence DNA region contains:
- the LOC133914492 gene encoding non-specific lipid transfer protein GPI-anchored 14-like — MAAAVAQWAAAAVVAMAMAAVAGGDMSADKIECADQLVGLAPCLQYVQGQAHAPPPDCCGGLRQVLGKSPKCLCVLVKDKDDPNLGIKINATLALALPSACGATRANASHCAQLLHIPPGSKDAAIFSPGGDKGSAAAPAKDNSTATTDSRAQQATNGGGVSSAATAGVALTSLLAGYLLLLVPELSAGSF; from the exons ATGGCGGCGGCAGTGGCGcagtgggcggcggcggcggtcgtgGCGATGGcaatggcggcggtggcggggggTGACATGAGCGCGGACAAGATCGAGTGCGCGGACCAGCTGGTGGGGCTGGCGCCGTGCCTGCAGTACGTGCAGGGGCAGGcgcacgcgccgccgccggactgCTGCGGCGGCCTGCGGCAGGTGCTGGGGAAGAGCCCCAAGTGCCTGTGCGTGCTGGTCAAGGACAAGGACGACCCCAACCTCGGCATCAAGATCAACGCCACCCTCGCCCTCGCGCTCCCCTCCGCCTGCGGCGCCACCCGCGCCAACGCCTCCCACTGCGCCC AGCTCCTGCATATTCCTCCGGGCTCGAAAGACGCCGCCATCTTCAGCCCCGGCGGCGACAAGGGCTCCGCTGCAGCTCCAG CGAAGGATAactcgacggcgacgaccgaCTCTCGCGCGCAACAGGCGACCAACGGGGGCGGCGTCTCCTCGGCGGCGACCGCCGGTGTTGCACTGACGTCTTTGCTCGCCGGCTACCTTCTCCTGCTCGTACCAGAGCTCTCAGCTGGCTCCTTCTAG
- the LOC133916851 gene encoding carbon catabolite repressor protein 4 homolog 1-like, with protein sequence MTQVKPAPGGRMLTVLRVHLPSEIPIVGCEITPYVLLRRPDGGILTDDVSEAAPLDGYFMRYKWYRIQSDRRATVCSVHPTEQATLQCLGCLKSKIPTAKSYHCSAKCFSDAWQHHRVLHERAISSLNENGTEEEELFGSGSSGVMSAALSGSTSNLAQSSGLHNGPTPVYPTGTEKSSGETWFEVGCSRTYTATADDIGHVLRFECIVVDVETRGTVRAPTSVMTSRVIPAPTPTPRRLIPVNAVDAMGHIDLDSRTSSFGTFTVLSYNILADTYATSDTYSYCPTWALSWAYRRQNLLHEIIGYNADIICLQEVQNNHFEDFFAPELDKHGYQALYKKRTTEVYTGSPQAIDGCATFFRRDRFSHVKKYEVEFNKAAQSLTDAIIPVAQKKLALTRLIKDNIALIAVLEAKFGNQGTENPSKRQLLCVANTHINIHHDLKDVKLWQVHTLLKGLEKIAVSADIPMLVCGDFNSTPGSTSHGLLAMGKVDQLHPDLAVDPLGILRPLSKLTHQLPLVSAYSSFARMIGVGYDLDHQGRRMDPTTNEPLFTNCTRDFTGTMDYIFYTADSLTVESLLELLDEDSLRKDTALPSPEWSSDHIALLAEFRCTPRIRR encoded by the exons ATGACCCAGGTGAAGCCCGCCCCTGGGGGAAGGATGCTGACCGTGCTGCGGGTGCACCTCCCGTCGGAGATCCCGATCGTGGGCTGCGAGATCACGCCGTACGTGCTCCTGCGGCGCCCCGACGGCGGCATCCTCACCGACGACGTGTCTGAGGCCGCGCCCTTGGATGGGTACTTCATGCGCTACAAGTG GTACCGCATACAAAGTGATCGAAGAGCCACTGTCTGCAGTGTACATCCAACAGAACAAGCAACACTTCAGTGCTTAGGGTGTCTGAAGTCAAAAATACCTACTGCTAAGAGCTACCATTGTTCTGCTAAATGCTTCTCTGATGCCTGGCAACACCACCGGGTTTTGCATGAACGTGCTATTAGTTCTTTAAATGAAAATGGAACTGAAGAGGAGGAGTTATTTGGCAGTGGCAGTTCAGGGGTTATGAGTGCTGCGTTGTCTGGTTCAACGTCAAATCTTGCACAGAGCTCAGGTCTTCATAATGGACCTACACCTGTATATCCAACAGGCACCGAAAAGAGTTCTGGTGAAACTTGGTTTGAAGTGGGATGCTCGCGAACATATACAGCAACTGCTGACGATATTGGGCATGTGCTAAGATTTGAATGCATAGTTGTCGATGTGGAAACAAGAGGGACTGTGAGAGCTCCTACTTCAGTCATGACATCCCGTGTGATTCCAGCACCAACCCCAACTCCGCGTCGCTTGATCCCTGTGAATGCAGTTGATGCAATGGGGCACATTGATTTAGATAGCCGGACTTCTTCTTTTGGGACATTCACTGTACTGTCCTACAATATTCTCGCTGATACATATGCAACAAGTGATACATACAGCTACTGTCCAACTTGGGCACTTTCATGGGCTTACAGAAGACAAAATTTGTTGCATGAAATTATTGGTTACAATGCCGATATTATCTGCCTTCAGGAG GTACAAAATAATCATTTTGAAGATTTTTTTGCACCAGAGCTTGATAAACATGGATATCAAGCACTTTATAAGAAAAGGACAACAGAG GTGTACACAGGAAGTCCTCAAGCAATTGATGGTTGTGCTACTTTTTTCCGAAGGGACAGATTTTCACATGTCAAAAAATACGAG GTCGAGTTTAATAAGGCCGCACAGTCTTTAACTGACGCAATCATTCCCGTTGCTCAAAAAAAATTGGCTCTCACTCGATTGATTAAG GATAATATTGCATTAATTGCAGTTTTGGAAGCTAAATTTGGTAATCAGGGGACTGAAAATCCTAGTAAAAGACAGCTTCTTTGTGTG GCAAATACACATATAAATATCCATCATGACCTCAAAGATGTGAAGCTATGGCAG GTTCACACCCTCCTAAAAGGATTGGAAAAAATAGCTGTCAGTGCAGACATTCCAATGTTGGTTTGTGGAGATTTTAATTCAACCCCTGGAAG TACTTCACATGGGCTTCTTGCAATGGGCAAAGTTGATCAATTGCATCCAGATCTGGCGGTAGATCCTCTTGGAATTTTGCGTCCACTAAGCAAGTTGACACACCAGCTTCCTCTG GTCAGTGCATACTCATCATTTGCGAGGATGATTGGTGTTGGTTATGATTTGGATCACCAGGGAAGGAGGATGGACCCCACGACAAATGAACCATTGTTCACAAATTGCACAAGGGATTTCACTGGTACCATGGATTACATTTTTTACACAG CGGATTCATTGACAGTGGAGTCATTACTGGAACTTTTGGATGAGGATAGCTTGAGAAAAGACACAGCTCTTCCTTCTCCTGAATGGTCATCGGATCATATAGCGCTTCTAGCAGAATTTCGGTGCACGCCTAGAATTAGACGATAA